The following are encoded in a window of Campylobacter sp. MIT 12-8780 genomic DNA:
- a CDS encoding 3-oxoacid CoA-transferase subunit B, which translates to MALSKEEIVALIVKRVAKDFKDGDLVNLGIGMPTQAANYLPSGVEIIMQSENGMLKMGPAPAEKNPRVTNAGGQASSILEGGMFFDSSFSFGLIRGGHVDITVLGGLEVDEQGNLANWIIPGKLVPGMGGAMDLVNGTKKVIVVMEHTDKNGNSKLKKACSLPLTGAKCVNRVITELGVFDFENGKMKLVELQGEATLDEVKAKTEANFEVCI; encoded by the coding sequence ATGGCACTAAGCAAAGAAGAAATCGTTGCTCTTATCGTGAAAAGAGTAGCAAAAGACTTTAAAGATGGGGATTTAGTAAATTTAGGTATAGGTATGCCAACTCAAGCAGCAAACTACTTACCAAGTGGAGTTGAGATCATTATGCAATCAGAAAATGGTATGCTTAAAATGGGACCAGCGCCAGCTGAAAAAAATCCACGCGTTACAAACGCAGGCGGACAGGCTTCATCTATACTAGAAGGGGGTATGTTTTTTGACTCAAGCTTTTCTTTTGGCTTGATTCGTGGCGGGCATGTTGATATTACTGTGCTTGGCGGACTTGAGGTTGATGAGCAAGGTAATCTTGCAAACTGGATTATCCCGGGCAAATTAGTGCCGGGTATGGGCGGGGCAATGGACCTTGTCAATGGAACAAAAAAAGTGATCGTGGTTATGGAACATACTGATAAAAATGGCAATTCAAAGCTTAAAAAAGCGTGCTCTTTGCCGTTAACCGGTGCAAAATGCGTTAATCGCGTGATCACTGAACTTGGGGTGTTTGATTTTGAAAATGGCAAAATGAAACTTGTTGAACTTCAAGGCGAAGCAACTTTAGATGAGGTGAAAGCTAAAACTGAAGCAAACTTTGAAGTATGCATTTAA
- a CDS encoding short-chain fatty acid transporter produces MIGAISSFMTRVVQRYLPDPLVFAIILSVIVFVWGYFVVDVSSAAALKAAGSAAAGETPSALMSMTRFWGDGFWNLLAFTTQMAMIVVTGFALASSEPVKKLLKICASYAKTPKQAVALVAFFGGVASAINWGFGLVIGALFAKQIARNLKAVDYGLLIACAYIGFMTWGGGLSGSMPLSAASADNGIVQKYLAGVPIPLTDTVFTWYNGFTILCLLVFMPILVTYMVPKEPKVVDPALLAEEPSYQKELPKDAPPALKMEESKSLAYIIVLVGVVYLVDYFMKKGFAGLDLNRVNLIFLVGGLALHKTPMAYMRAIQGAARSTAGILVQFPFYAAIALMMEDSGLGGLITDFFIDIANKDNYAVWAFFSSAAINFAVPSGGGHWVIQGPFVLEAAKELGADLGKATMAIAYGEQWANMAQPFWALPALAIAGLGVRDIMGFCITALIFSLPIFVISLWFIP; encoded by the coding sequence ATGATAGGTGCAATTTCATCTTTTATGACGAGGGTGGTTCAGCGTTATTTACCTGATCCACTTGTTTTTGCGATCATCTTGAGTGTGATCGTTTTTGTTTGGGGGTATTTCGTTGTTGATGTTTCAAGTGCAGCAGCTTTAAAAGCGGCTGGATCAGCAGCAGCTGGAGAAACTCCAAGCGCATTGATGTCAATGACAAGATTTTGGGGTGATGGTTTTTGGAATTTACTAGCCTTTACTACTCAAATGGCGATGATAGTGGTTACTGGTTTTGCGCTAGCTAGCTCTGAACCAGTAAAAAAGCTTTTAAAAATTTGTGCTTCTTATGCGAAGACTCCAAAACAAGCTGTGGCTTTAGTGGCGTTTTTTGGTGGTGTTGCAAGTGCGATTAACTGGGGCTTTGGACTAGTTATTGGTGCGCTTTTTGCAAAACAAATCGCAAGAAATTTAAAGGCTGTAGATTATGGCTTACTTATAGCTTGCGCTTATATAGGCTTTATGACTTGGGGTGGAGGCTTAAGCGGTTCTATGCCACTTTCAGCTGCAAGTGCGGACAATGGTATAGTACAAAAATACCTTGCTGGTGTGCCTATCCCTTTAACTGATACAGTTTTTACTTGGTATAATGGCTTTACTATACTTTGCTTACTTGTTTTTATGCCGATTTTAGTAACTTATATGGTGCCAAAAGAACCAAAAGTTGTCGATCCAGCACTTTTAGCTGAAGAGCCAAGCTATCAAAAAGAACTTCCAAAAGATGCTCCTCCAGCACTTAAAATGGAAGAAAGCAAATCTTTAGCTTATATTATCGTGCTTGTGGGTGTGGTATATTTGGTGGATTATTTTATGAAAAAAGGCTTTGCTGGGCTTGATTTAAATAGAGTTAATCTCATCTTTTTAGTCGGTGGGCTTGCGCTTCATAAAACACCTATGGCATATATGAGAGCCATTCAAGGTGCGGCTCGATCTACGGCTGGAATTTTAGTGCAGTTTCCTTTTTATGCGGCGATTGCTTTGATGATGGAAGATTCTGGGCTTGGAGGCTTAATCACTGACTTTTTCATCGATATAGCCAATAAAGACAATTACGCCGTTTGGGCATTTTTCAGCTCAGCAGCAATTAATTTTGCTGTGCCTTCAGGTGGAGGACACTGGGTTATACAAGGACCTTTTGTTTTAGAAGCAGCTAAAGAGCTTGGTGCTGATCTTGGAAAAGCCACTATGGCTATAGCATATGGTGAACAATGGGCAAATATGGCTCAGCCTTTCTGGGCTTTACCAGCCTTAGCTATAGCTGGACTTGGTGTAAGAGATATCATGGGCTTTTGTATCACTGCTTTGATCTTTTCTTTACCGATCTTTGTAATTTCTTTGTGGTTTATACCATAA
- the hypB gene encoding hydrogenase nickel incorporation protein HypB gives MCKDCGCSLTHEHTHEHTHKDGHSHTHSHKHSHDHAHPTLNESKSVEVITKILSQNDHEAGHNRKHFNENKVLCLNLMSSPGSGKTTLLESTIKALKAELKISVIEGDLETENDAKRVREAGANAYQITTGQSCHLDAFMVHEALHHLNLADTDLLFIENVGNLVCPASYDLGQHINVVLLSVTEGSDKPAKYPVMFKKADLVIISKADLASLFDFDTDEAIKECKKLNPKVEIIALDAKNGTNLELWFKYLRLKKELN, from the coding sequence ATGTGTAAAGATTGCGGTTGCTCACTTACCCATGAGCACACTCACGAGCATACTCACAAAGATGGACACTCACATACTCATTCACACAAGCATAGTCACGATCATGCCCACCCAACCTTAAACGAGTCAAAAAGCGTAGAAGTAATTACAAAAATTTTAAGCCAAAATGATCATGAAGCAGGGCATAATAGAAAACATTTTAATGAAAACAAAGTCTTATGTTTAAATTTAATGAGTTCTCCAGGAAGCGGCAAAACCACGCTTTTAGAAAGCACCATAAAGGCTTTAAAAGCTGAGCTTAAAATCAGCGTCATTGAAGGGGACTTAGAAACTGAAAATGATGCTAAAAGGGTAAGGGAAGCTGGAGCAAATGCTTATCAAATCACCACAGGACAAAGCTGTCATTTAGATGCTTTTATGGTGCATGAGGCTTTGCACCACTTAAATTTAGCAGATACTGATCTGCTTTTCATCGAAAATGTAGGCAATCTTGTTTGTCCTGCAAGCTATGATTTAGGGCAGCATATCAATGTAGTGCTTTTAAGCGTAACTGAGGGCAGTGATAAGCCAGCAAAATATCCAGTAATGTTTAAAAAAGCTGATCTTGTCATCATTTCAAAGGCTGATTTAGCTTCTTTGTTTGATTTTGATACAGATGAAGCCATAAAAGAGTGCAAAAAACTCAATCCAAAAGTAGAAATTATCGCTCTTGATGCAAAAAACGGCACAAATTTAGAACTTTGGTTTAAATACCTAAGACTTAAAAAGGAGTTAAATTAA
- a CDS encoding HypC/HybG/HupF family hydrogenase formation chaperone, which yields MCLSIPSEILEIDELNNAVVQTLGVKRRVNLDLIAEPCKVGDFVLIHVGVAMEKIDKEYAKESIKAYQEIVQQMQSGEIDENEGNLGYHELHR from the coding sequence ATGTGTTTATCTATACCATCTGAAATTTTAGAAATTGACGAGCTTAATAATGCTGTGGTACAAACCTTAGGCGTAAAAAGAAGGGTAAATTTGGATTTGATTGCTGAGCCCTGTAAAGTGGGAGATTTTGTGCTTATTCATGTAGGCGTGGCTATGGAAAAGATCGATAAAGAATACGCAAAAGAAAGCATAAAAGCTTATCAAGAAATAGTCCAGCAAATGCAAAGCGGAGAAATAGATGAAAATGAAGGGAATTTAGGATACCATGAACTTCATCGATGA
- the hypD gene encoding hydrogenase formation protein HypD, giving the protein MNFIDEYRDKNTILAFKKLIEKELKKPVNIMEICGGHTHSIMKFALPSILPKEINFVHGPGCPVCVMPRTRIDMAIKLASMPSSIFCTLGDLLRVPGSTISLLELRAKGGDVRALYSPLEVLKIAEQNPEKTIIFFAIGFETTTPMSALLLEKVIEKGLKNVFFHINHITVPAPIHAIMNDENVKIDAFLGPSHVSVITGYELYKPIAEKYHTPIAVSGFEPVDIMQSVLNIVRQENAGTYEVYNQYSRAVSAKGNEKAQELVKRYFTSCDFEFRGLGMIADSGLKLKDEFASYDAEKVFDCSVQSKNESKACICGSILRGIAKPYDCKVFGKACTPKTPVGSCMVSGEGACAAYYKYSKVN; this is encoded by the coding sequence ATGAACTTCATCGATGAATACAGAGATAAAAACACCATTTTAGCTTTTAAAAAGCTTATTGAAAAAGAGCTTAAAAAGCCTGTTAATATCATGGAAATTTGCGGTGGGCATACACATAGTATTATGAAATTTGCCCTGCCGTCTATACTGCCAAAAGAAATTAACTTTGTGCATGGTCCAGGCTGTCCGGTGTGCGTTATGCCTAGAACTCGCATTGATATGGCGATTAAGCTTGCTTCTATGCCAAGCTCTATCTTTTGCACCTTAGGGGATTTGCTAAGAGTGCCTGGAAGCACTATATCCTTACTTGAACTTCGTGCAAAAGGCGGTGATGTAAGGGCTTTGTATTCGCCTCTTGAAGTGCTTAAAATCGCCGAGCAAAACCCAGAAAAAACCATCATCTTTTTTGCCATAGGTTTTGAAACCACGACGCCTATGAGTGCATTACTCCTTGAAAAAGTCATAGAAAAAGGCTTAAAAAATGTCTTTTTTCATATCAATCATATCACCGTGCCAGCTCCAATTCACGCTATAATGAATGATGAAAATGTCAAAATCGATGCCTTTTTAGGACCTTCTCATGTAAGCGTTATCACAGGTTATGAGCTTTATAAACCAATAGCTGAAAAATATCATACACCTATAGCTGTAAGTGGCTTTGAACCAGTTGATATTATGCAAAGCGTGCTTAATATAGTCCGCCAAGAAAACGCAGGCACTTATGAGGTGTATAATCAATACTCAAGAGCAGTAAGTGCTAAGGGCAATGAAAAGGCTCAAGAGCTTGTGAAGCGGTATTTTACAAGTTGTGATTTTGAATTTCGTGGGCTTGGAATGATCGCTGATTCTGGGCTTAAACTTAAGGATGAATTTGCAAGTTATGATGCTGAAAAGGTGTTTGATTGTAGCGTGCAAAGTAAAAATGAAAGCAAGGCTTGTATTTGTGGCAGTATATTAAGAGGTATAGCCAAGCCTTATGATTGCAAGGTTTTTGGCAAGGCTTGCACGCCTAAAACTCCAGTTGGTAGCTGTATGGTAAGTGGCGAGGGAGCTTGTGCGGCGTATTATAAATACTCAAAAGTAAATTAA
- the hypE gene encoding hydrogenase expression/formation protein HypE, with translation MKEIQLAHGGGGEEMNELIAGIFKALDNEILREANDAAILGNLALSTDSFTLSPIFLDEEVNIGKLCVCGSINDVLMVGAKPEFLSLAFIIEEGFKTQKLEKILASIYKECQKAGVKVVCGDTKVVPKGKADELYINTTALGTITQKVQTKDIKAGLSVLLSGDIGRHGAAVLVQRNELEAEVKSDCKSLKDEVLSLFEAHIKPLAMRDATRGGLSAVLNEWARQSGFDILVFEEKIAVKDEVAGVCELFGFEPYELANEGTFVLCVEKKDEQKALEILRTFNPNANIIGEILSEKKGRVILENAFGAKRFLEAPKGELLPRIC, from the coding sequence ATGAAAGAAATTCAACTTGCACATGGTGGCGGTGGCGAGGAGATGAACGAGCTTATAGCGGGGATTTTCAAGGCTTTAGATAATGAGATTTTACGCGAAGCAAATGATGCGGCTATACTTGGAAATTTAGCTTTAAGTACAGATTCATTTACTCTTAGCCCCATTTTTTTAGATGAAGAAGTAAATATAGGCAAGCTTTGTGTATGTGGAAGTATTAATGATGTTTTAATGGTAGGAGCTAAGCCTGAGTTTTTAAGTCTTGCTTTTATCATAGAAGAAGGCTTTAAAACACAAAAACTTGAAAAAATTCTTGCTAGCATTTATAAAGAATGCCAAAAAGCTGGGGTAAAAGTCGTGTGTGGAGACACCAAAGTCGTGCCAAAAGGTAAGGCTGATGAACTTTATATCAATACAACAGCACTTGGCACTATCACCCAAAAAGTGCAAACTAAGGACATAAAAGCTGGCTTATCTGTGCTTCTTTCAGGCGATATAGGCAGACACGGAGCAGCTGTTTTAGTGCAAAGAAATGAGCTTGAAGCTGAGGTAAAGAGTGATTGTAAGAGCTTAAAAGATGAGGTCTTAAGTCTTTTTGAGGCTCATATCAAGCCTCTTGCCATGCGTGATGCAACGCGTGGAGGCTTATCTGCTGTACTTAATGAGTGGGCAAGACAAAGTGGCTTTGATATACTTGTATTTGAGGAAAAAATCGCCGTTAAAGATGAGGTGGCTGGAGTATGCGAGCTTTTTGGCTTTGAGCCTTATGAGCTGGCAAATGAAGGTACCTTTGTGCTTTGCGTTGAAAAAAAAGATGAACAAAAAGCTCTTGAAATTTTAAGAACTTTTAATCCAAATGCAAATATAATAGGTGAAATTTTAAGCGAAAAAAAGGGCAGGGTTATACTTGAAAATGCTTTTGGAGCAAAACGTTTTTTAGAAGCTCCAAAAGGCGAACTTTTACCAAGAATTTGTTAA
- the hypA gene encoding hydrogenase maturation nickel metallochaperone HypA — protein MHELSIVESLITLCEQNAKEQNATQISEVYVKIGRLSGIESELFKRCFDTFRLNSSFCKQAELFIEQSELEITCFECGQNSILKQNEFKCPHCQSTELKIISGEDLLLMRLVMS, from the coding sequence ATGCACGAACTTAGCATAGTTGAGTCTTTAATCACGCTTTGCGAACAAAACGCAAAAGAGCAAAACGCTACGCAAATCAGCGAGGTTTATGTTAAAATAGGACGTTTAAGCGGTATAGAAAGTGAGCTTTTTAAACGTTGTTTTGATACTTTTAGGCTTAATTCAAGCTTTTGCAAGCAAGCTGAGCTTTTTATAGAACAAAGCGAACTTGAAATAACTTGTTTTGAGTGCGGACAAAATAGTATTTTAAAACAAAATGAGTTTAAATGCCCACATTGTCAAAGCACGGAGCTAAAAATCATCAGCGGAGAAGACTTGCTTTTGATGCGTTTGGTGATGAGCTAA
- a CDS encoding TonB-dependent receptor plug domain-containing protein, whose product MRLLRQYFLILVFLSNSFYLLADEKTQDHKNSTLKLSASVITAQKDILDATNNTEFSAKNTLLQSGDLAKSFLNLPGFSMARKGGGGSEIFFRSQGASRLPIFINGGILNGGCGGRMDTSISYIFAENYDTITTLKGPQDVRFGNLISGGVLFDRDIKRLDTTTMKAQSSVLYASFNQLELNADMFGGNELGSLRVIGSRYSSNDYETANKQSVHSAYKRESLSLIGTLTPFESTGIELDADFGKGFASYADRAMDGRTFDRTSFNLRVKQELNTLFEYIDFRVWHNEIDHIMDNFSHRPNTSSMFMLSNPKRTNSGFRTELNYKASQELSFYLGTNYNHDKHSSRSGLGTNAQTADTNAFSKSYTPNYLEQSIGGFLQGQYFGFKDMGVFFGTRYDELKTLRYKTMRTNGGYKHKSDGLVSAFVRLEHYQEAMTLYAGAGYAQRGADYWEINKINGEKLKSENNAQLDFGAIYKTENLYLNASFFASRMYDYILINWANSSALQTNAKLYGGEIEGEISFDEIYHFYANLSYTYAQNTKTNTPLPRIAPLQTRFAFYIDTNSWLLRLDIDAQAAQTRYAKDYGNVVGRDFGRSAGFYTANLYGGYKNKNFSFLLGIDNLTNTLYAYHLSKNSVEISMLDNPISQRVFEPGRSMWAKFKLDF is encoded by the coding sequence ATGCGACTTTTAAGACAATATTTTTTAATTTTAGTTTTTTTATCAAATTCATTTTATCTCTTAGCAGATGAAAAAACCCAAGATCACAAAAACTCCACACTAAAGCTATCAGCTTCTGTAATCACAGCGCAAAAAGATATACTTGATGCTACGAACAACACGGAATTTTCTGCAAAAAACACACTCTTGCAATCAGGCGATCTTGCTAAGTCCTTCTTAAATCTGCCCGGTTTTTCTATGGCAAGAAAAGGTGGTGGTGGAAGTGAGATATTTTTTCGCTCACAAGGTGCGTCAAGGCTACCTATTTTTATCAATGGTGGTATTTTAAATGGCGGTTGTGGCGGGCGAATGGATACAAGTATCTCTTATATATTTGCTGAAAATTATGATACCATTACTACCCTAAAAGGTCCTCAAGATGTGCGCTTTGGGAATTTAATCAGTGGGGGAGTGCTTTTTGATAGAGATATTAAAAGGCTTGATACAACGACGATGAAAGCTCAAAGTAGCGTGCTTTACGCAAGCTTTAACCAACTTGAGCTTAATGCTGATATGTTTGGTGGGAATGAGCTTGGTTCTTTGCGTGTCATTGGCTCAAGGTATTCAAGCAATGATTATGAAACTGCAAACAAGCAAAGTGTGCATTCAGCCTACAAAAGAGAGTCTTTAAGCCTCATTGGCACACTCACGCCCTTTGAAAGCACAGGTATAGAACTTGATGCAGACTTTGGCAAAGGTTTTGCTTCGTATGCAGATCGTGCTATGGACGGACGCACTTTTGATAGAACTTCTTTTAATTTAAGAGTAAAACAAGAGCTTAATACTCTTTTTGAGTATATTGATTTTCGTGTGTGGCATAATGAAATCGATCATATTATGGATAATTTCTCACATCGCCCAAATACAAGCTCTATGTTTATGCTAAGCAATCCAAAACGCACAAATTCAGGCTTTAGAACAGAACTTAACTATAAGGCAAGTCAAGAACTTTCTTTTTATCTTGGCACAAATTACAACCACGACAAACACTCTTCTCGTAGCGGCTTAGGCACAAATGCCCAAACAGCTGATACAAATGCCTTTAGTAAATCCTATACTCCAAATTATCTTGAACAAAGCATTGGCGGCTTTTTACAAGGACAATACTTTGGCTTTAAAGATATGGGTGTATTTTTTGGCACAAGATATGATGAGCTAAAAACATTGCGTTATAAAACTATGCGAACAAATGGCGGTTACAAACACAAAAGCGATGGACTTGTTAGTGCTTTTGTGCGCTTAGAGCACTATCAAGAAGCGATGACTTTGTATGCTGGAGCTGGTTATGCGCAAAGAGGGGCTGATTATTGGGAGATCAATAAAATCAATGGCGAAAAATTAAAATCTGAAAATAACGCCCAGCTTGACTTTGGAGCGATTTATAAGACAGAAAATTTGTATCTTAATGCCTCATTTTTTGCTTCAAGAATGTATGATTATATACTTATAAATTGGGCAAATAGCTCCGCGCTTCAAACAAATGCTAAACTCTATGGAGGCGAGATAGAAGGTGAAATTTCTTTTGATGAAATTTATCATTTTTATGCCAATCTTTCCTATACTTATGCTCAAAACACCAAAACAAACACGCCTTTACCAAGAATAGCCCCTTTACAGACGCGTTTTGCTTTTTATATCGACACAAACTCATGGCTTTTACGCCTTGACATTGATGCACAAGCTGCACAAACGCGCTATGCAAAAGACTATGGAAATGTTGTTGGAAGGGACTTTGGGCGAAGTGCTGGCTTTTATACAGCAAATTTATACGGAGGCTATAAAAATAAAAATTTTTCATTCTTACTCGGTATAGACAATCTTACAAACACTTTATACGCTTATCACTTATCTAAAAACAGCGTTGAGATCAGCATGCTTGATAATCCTATCAGCCAAAGGGTATTTGAACCCGGACGCAGTATGTGGGCGAAATTTAAACTTGATTTTTAA
- a CDS encoding cupin domain-containing protein, with protein sequence MQVISWDRLEFKDEQVGIKVLHENANAKEIQIIMPKQSVMKEHKAPFDISVQVLKGEIEFSLENEIFKLKALDMIALSANVPHSLKALKDSIVRLSLAKTDSIARVNAILKPL encoded by the coding sequence ATGCAAGTTATTTCTTGGGATAGGCTTGAATTTAAAGATGAGCAAGTTGGCATTAAAGTTCTTCATGAAAACGCAAATGCAAAAGAAATTCAAATCATTATGCCAAAACAAAGCGTGATGAAAGAGCATAAAGCTCCATTTGACATAAGTGTGCAGGTATTAAAAGGCGAGATTGAATTTAGTCTAGAAAATGAAATTTTTAAACTTAAAGCTCTTGATATGATAGCTTTAAGTGCAAATGTGCCACATTCTTTAAAGGCTTTAAAAGATAGCATCGTGCGTCTAAGCCTTGCTAAAACTGATAGTATCGCTAGGGTAAATGCTATTTTAAAGCCTTTGTAG
- a CDS encoding pyridoxal phosphate-dependent aminotransferase, with protein MLSKRSQVLGESITLAITALANELKAKGEDILSFSAGEPDFDTPEVIKNAAIKAIQQGCGKYTAVAGTNEVLKAVAFKLKKDNNLDYDISEIITNVGAKHSLFECIQCLVEENDEVLIPSPYWVSYPEMVKYAGAKPVFIEGEEQNGFKITANQLKKAITSKTKLLILNSPNNPIGAIYSKDELLSLAKVLEGTNIIVLSDEMYEKLRYDNTEFHAFASLSEDALQRSVTINGLSKCGAMPGWRFGYMASKNKDLIKAVKKLQGQSTSNICSITQHAAIPALLGEADKDLEFMRAEFEKRRDKALELLAQMPNLSVYKPQGAFYLFVNISRLEKDSMKFCQKLLEEQKVAVVPGIGFGMEGYFRLSYATSLDNIIKGLERIKTFVQNYKA; from the coding sequence ATGTTAAGCAAAAGATCACAAGTTTTAGGCGAGTCCATAACTCTAGCTATCACAGCGCTTGCAAATGAGCTTAAGGCTAAGGGCGAGGATATACTGAGCTTTTCAGCTGGAGAGCCAGACTTTGACACCCCAGAAGTCATTAAAAACGCAGCCATAAAAGCTATACAGCAAGGTTGTGGTAAATACACTGCTGTAGCTGGCACAAATGAGGTTTTAAAAGCTGTGGCTTTTAAGCTTAAAAAAGACAATAATTTAGATTATGATATAAGTGAAATCATCACAAATGTAGGAGCCAAGCACTCACTTTTTGAATGTATTCAATGCCTTGTAGAAGAAAATGATGAAGTGCTTATCCCAAGTCCTTATTGGGTAAGCTATCCTGAAATGGTAAAATACGCCGGCGCAAAGCCTGTTTTCATAGAGGGTGAGGAGCAAAACGGCTTTAAAATCACAGCTAATCAGCTTAAAAAAGCTATCACTTCAAAAACAAAACTTTTGATCTTAAACTCCCCAAACAACCCTATAGGAGCTATTTATAGCAAAGATGAACTTTTAAGTTTAGCAAAGGTGCTTGAAGGCACAAATATCATCGTTTTAAGTGATGAAATGTATGAAAAACTTCGCTATGATAATACTGAATTTCACGCCTTTGCAAGCCTTAGTGAAGATGCCCTACAAAGAAGCGTTACTATAAATGGTTTAAGTAAATGTGGGGCAATGCCAGGCTGGCGTTTTGGCTATATGGCAAGTAAAAACAAGGATTTGATTAAGGCTGTAAAAAAACTGCAAGGACAAAGTACTTCAAATATCTGCTCTATCACCCAGCACGCTGCTATCCCTGCCCTACTTGGTGAGGCTGATAAAGACTTAGAATTTATGAGAGCTGAGTTTGAAAAAAGACGCGATAAAGCCTTAGAGCTTTTAGCACAAATGCCAAATTTAAGCGTATATAAACCACAAGGAGCCTTTTATCTTTTTGTGAATATCTCAAGGCTTGAAAAAGACTCTATGAAATTTTGCCAAAAACTCTTAGAGGAGCAAAAAGTGGCTGTGGTTCCGGGCATTGGCTTTGGTATGGAAGGGTATTTTCGCCTTTCTTATGCCACAAGTTTAGATAATATCATCAAAGGCTTAGAACGCATTAAGACTTTCGTGCAAAATTACAAAGCTTAA